Genomic window (Phycisphaerae bacterium):
AGCTGGTGCCGCTCATCCTGTGCCTCCTGGCGATATGCCCGCCGCGATGATACGGGCGAACACCGCGACGTGCCAAGCCCGGACGCGGGCACGGACGGATTCGATTGACCCGACCGGCCGGGCGCGGGTAGCCTAACATCATGACGACTACGATGGCGACGCAGGCGACCACCACCCTGACCACCTGGCTGAACCGGCTGCGGTTCGTGCTCGCCGTGGCGCTGCTGTGGGCGGGGCTCCACTTCGTTGTCGGCTTCGCCCTGCCGCGCGGCATCGACCGGGCCTTCGTGCTCGCCGCATCCCCGCTGGCGGGCCTGCTGACGATCTTCGTGCTTTGGCTCGGGGCGGCGGCGGCGGTCCTGATCACGGGCACGCGGGACCGGCGGTTGCCGCTCATCGTCCTGGGCGTGGCGCTGGCGCTCTGGGTCGGCGAGGGCGGGCGCGCGGGCGGCACCATGGATGACTGGCTCGTCTTCTGCAACAACCTGCCGGGACCGCCGACGGGCGTGCCATACTGGAAGCTGATCGCGGACTACGTGTATCTGGCAGTAGCGCTGACCGGAGCGTGGGTAATCAGCACGCGGCTGGCCGGCGGCGTCCCGGCGAGTGAAACGCCGGGAGACACCTTGGCGCGGGCGTTCGCGCTGCGGGTGCCGGCCGCTGAACGTCGGCAGGGACTCAGCGCGCTGTTGACGACGGTCGTCGTGGCGGCGATTGCGGTCTACATCCTGGCGGGGCCGGGGCTGGGCGCGACCTACCGCGGGCAGGTTTATTTCGCGGTCGGCGTCGGGCTGTTCGCGGGCGTATTCGTGGCCCAGCAGTTGGTGAAGACGCGTGATCCGCTGTGGTTCTGGCCGGCGCCGCTCGTGCTCGGCGTTGTCGGGCTGATCGTCGCGGGCGTGCAACCCGGGCTCGGCCTGCAGGGCTATGCGCTCAACAACCTGCCGGCGTGGGGGCTGAGCCGGGCGTTGCCGCTGGAAATGGTCGGGGCGGGGCTGGTCGGGGCGCTGTGGATGCTGCACGCACCGAGCACCGACACAGCGCGGGACGCGGGGCGGTGATCGGAGGCGCACCGTGCATCTCCGACGGTTCAAACGCTGGCACGAAACCGCGGAGGAGCAGCGCGCCCGCCTGGTCGCGGAGACGTCGGCGTTCCTGACCGAGGCGCTCCAGCATCCCGAGTTGGCCGTACGCATCCCCATGATCCCCGCCGGCAGCGGTGAGTTCCCGCCGTCCCTGACGCGCGCGTTCTGGGAGCCGGTGTTGTTTGAATGAGGGGGGAGCGGTCAGCACTCGGCTTTCGGCGGTCAGCCGCATGCCCCACGCGACGTGTAGTCGCCGACGCAGATGGCTAACGGCTCGGCCGGAGCTTTGCCCTCCCTGCTCAGCCACGTCGACGGCAGGTCGCTGACACGCTAGCATCCCGTGCATGCGCGTGCTTGTTTTCCAATTCTCTCCCGACGTGCGCGGACGGCCTGTGCCGCGGTTCGAGCCGCAGCTTGGCACACTGCTGAGCCTGCTCGAACGGCGCGAGCACACGCTCGCGCTCACGGGGCTAGCCCGCTTCGACGTCGCGAAGGTCAAGGCCGCGCTCGCCCGCAGCCTGCCGCAGCTCGTCTACGCCGACATCTCCGCCGTGTGCGTCGGCGCCGCCCGGCGGACTTTCGAGCACATTCAGCAACACGAATTTCTGCCCATCGTCGCCGGCGGACAGTACCCGACGATCGACCCGGCCGCCGCGTTGAGCCTACCCGGTGTGCAGGCGGTCGCCATCGGTGAGCCGGACGCGTCACTGGTCACGTACTTCGAGCGGATGAAAGACCCCGCCGCCGGCCAGGTCGTCTCCGGCGTCTGGCTGCGCGACGAGCGCGGGCTGGCGCGGCCGGCGATGCCACCCCTGGTGGAGGACCTGAACTCGCTGCCGTTCCCGCATCGGGAGCTGTTCGGCTATGCGGACGTGGTGGCGCAGACGGGACAGATCGAGATCGCGATCGGGCGGGGATGCCCCGCACGGTGCGGATACTGCCTCAACCCCGGACTGGCGGAGCTTTACGAGGGCGGCGGGGCGTGGGTCCGGCGGCGGTCGGCGGGGAATATCCTGGCGGAAATCGCGCTGTTGCGCGAGCGGTATGCCGGCGTGAAGCGCGTGCGATTCCTGGATCACACCTTCGCACAGGACGCCACGTGGCTGGCGGATTTTCTGTGCGTCTATCAGCCCAGATGCGGACTACCTTTCCGGTGCCACCTGCGCGCGAACGCGGCGTATGAAGAGGTGGCCAGATCGCTCGCAGAGGCGGGTTGCGAGCTGGTGGACGTAGAGGTCATCAGCGGGAGCGACTTCATTCGGAACGAGATTTTCGAGATGAACCTGAGCGGGGAGGAGATCCGGGCCGCGTTCACGCGGGTGAAGGCGGCGGGAATCCGCGCGCGCGCCATCGTGTACCTGGGCGCGCCGTATGAAAGCGAGGCCTCGCTGGCGGATACGCGGGCGCTATTGCTCGAGATCAAGCCGGACGTGGTCGATATCCGCCCGTACCATCCCTGGCCCGGCACGCCGGCGGCGCGGCTCTGCCAGGAACAGGGCTGGCTGCATCCCCGCGGCGAGGACCAATACCACCAGGACCGGACCGGCATCGACATGCCGGCGTGCCGCCCGGACCTCGTGGCCGCATTTATCCGACGTTTGCGGGCGGAATTGCCAACCGAGGTGGCCGAACCGTGGTGGCGGCGGTGGTCGAGCGCCTCTCGGGCGGCCATCGAGCAGGTGTTCCAGCGACGCCGCCTATAATCGGCCGGCGAGCGGCGCGACGGAAAGAAGCATTCCAGGAGCGTCGAGCTGGCGATAGGATCATGGGATGCGCACGATCGGCGTCACAATCCGGCAGGCGACTATCCTGCTCGTGGTAGGCTTGGCCGTGGGGTTGGCGGTGAATGCGGCGCGGGGGAAGAACCGCATCAACCTCTCGCGCGACT
Coding sequences:
- a CDS encoding radical SAM protein, with protein sequence MPRFEPQLGTLLSLLERREHTLALTGLARFDVAKVKAALARSLPQLVYADISAVCVGAARRTFEHIQQHEFLPIVAGGQYPTIDPAAALSLPGVQAVAIGEPDASLVTYFERMKDPAAGQVVSGVWLRDERGLARPAMPPLVEDLNSLPFPHRELFGYADVVAQTGQIEIAIGRGCPARCGYCLNPGLAELYEGGGAWVRRRSAGNILAEIALLRERYAGVKRVRFLDHTFAQDATWLADFLCVYQPRCGLPFRCHLRANAAYEEVARSLAEAGCELVDVEVISGSDFIRNEIFEMNLSGEEIRAAFTRVKAAGIRARAIVYLGAPYESEASLADTRALLLEIKPDVVDIRPYHPWPGTPAARLCQEQGWLHPRGEDQYHQDRTGIDMPACRPDLVAAFIRRLRAELPTEVAEPWWRRWSSASRAAIEQVFQRRRL